The region ctcaatcatactcaacatcaacacaacacacaacacacaacacacatataataccggaatacatccattcatattatacgccatatatcaattatgcaatgagactccatgcatgcggtaccgactctttgtgaacatatagttcacctcaccgtccaaatccaggcacggctaccaagcccactagtcccactcatttgagacctagtgactcactcactaattcctcaccatgggaattagctaccaccccaaatgggccatgctatgcacgctaatcacctagcatgcaaacatcaacaacagtccaaaatgactaactcactaattcctcaccatgggaattagctaccaccctaaaggccacaatatgcatgctaatcatctagcaatgcaacatcaacaacaaaatccacaatggacatatgctcacactctaagccatacaacagtccattcacaattgcatacataacatgtacattcacaacattatgcatactatcaacatcatcaaaacatgtatcaaaacatcatatcatgttaaataattaaccacagtattagcacactctactaatacctatactgctcaaaatagcgggaattaatccctatcacatcatacgctaccataggccaaacatcaattatgtacacaacattaaaatgttaattttctcacttttcaacagtgttaaccggttaacgccctgggttaaccggttaacgcagcataaacacactttctggcaaaacgcaacagtgttaaccggttaacaccctgggttaaccggttaacgcaggcaaaacagcactaatttcacaattcgcaacagtgttaaccggttaacaccctgggttaaccggttaacgcagacaaaacagcagttcctgcgctaacacaaagcagaatgcagaattttccgcattttccgccgttggaggacttccggacctccgattccaattccgtaaaaagctatacgttagggaaattacaacacactcaattacaggttcaattccagtttttacacaacatatccatcacaattttcagcaatcaacaatcccaattagggtcaatttaacggtttatcactacccattacatgctaacccataatacccattaaacgacgataaaccccccttacctgagttaatccggcaatctctaagctccaagctcttctcttctccaatcttcttcctcttgctctgcctctttgccctttctcctctttctcaatcgcttctctgtttcacgtgaaaaccttttctttaccaattgggctctttttctttatttcacacttatatattttccaatttattttattatcccaataaaataataattcaataattccaaaataataataataataatccaattatctaattaaattaataaatatattattaacttaatttaaataattaccatattattatcggggtgttacattacAACTCAAAAAGTTCATATTCATTATCTTGGCATAACATACAGAATGAGTTGATTTCATTGCTTGGTTCTGCGATTAAAATTGAAATCATTAGAAAAATCAAACAGGCAAAGTATTTTTCAGTGATACTTGATTGTACTCCTGATGTTAGTCACCAAGAGCAGATGTCTTTGATAATAAGATATGTGGATATTTCTTCAGCTTCTGTTAGTATTGAGGAATCATTTTTAGGATTTTTGAATGTGAATGATACAAGTGGTCATGGGCTTTTTGATGTTTTACAAAATGAATTGAAAAAACTTGGTTTAGACCTATTTTACGTGAGAGGGTAAGGTTATGATAATGGGTCCAATATGAAAGGAAAACACCAAGGTGTGCAAAAGAGATTTTTAGACATAAATCCGAGAGCCTTTTATACTCCTTGTGGTTGTCATAGTCTTAATTTGGCATTGTGTGATATGGCTAACTCTTGTATTAAAGCTAGGATTTTTTTTGGAGTTGTTCAACGCATTTATACAATTTTTGCCAATTCTACTAAGAGATGACAAATTTTGAAAGATAATGTAAAAGGGTTGACTCCAAAATAATTGTCATCCACTCGTTGGGAGAGTCGTGTAGAAAATGTCAAAGCTATAAGAACTCAAATGTTAGAATTTACAGAAGCTTTGCTTGAAGTGTCAGAAAATGATCTTGATCCTAAAATACAAAATGAAGCTAAATCCTTAGCAACAAATGAGCTTGGTGATTTTGAGTTTTTGATGGCTATAATTATTTGGTTTGAAATATTATCTGCAATTAATTCTGTTAGCAAGCTTTTACAGGAAAAAGATATGCTTATTGATGTTGCTATGCAAAAAATTAAGGGGTTGATTTCGTATTTTGAGGGATATAGAGAAACAGGTTTTTATAAGGTATTGATTAACGCTAAGGAAATTGCGGTGGAATTGAATATTGCCCCAATATTTCCTCAAAGGCGTATAATTAAAAGAAAAAGGCAATTTGATGAGAATTTGAATATCCCATCAGTCGAGCTATCAGAAGAAGAATCATTCAGGGTTAATTATTTTCTTTACCTTGTTGATCAAGCTGTTGTTTCTCTTAATAAGAGGTTTGAGCAATACCAAGAGTATGAAAGTATTTTTGGTTTCTTTTTTACTTCTCACAAGTTACAATCATTAGATGATGCAACTTTGAAGTCTTATTGTACTAACTTTGAGCAGGCATTGAAACATAATGAGCAATTTGATATTGATGGGAATGAATTTTTTGTAGAGTTGAAGTTACTAAGAGAAACGTTGCCTGAAGAAACCATAAGACCTActgatatattattattttttaaagGCTTGGATTGTTTTCCTAATACAGTTATTGCATATAGAATCTTATTGACTATTCCTGTGACAGTTGCTTCTGCAGAAAGAAGTTTTTCAAAATTGAAGTTGTTAAAGACTTACTTGCGGTCTACCGTGTCACAAGAAAGACTTAATGGATTGGCATTAACAGCTATTAAAAATGATATTTTGGAGACAATAAAATATGAAGACTTAGTTGACGATTTTTCTTCAAAAAGTGTTCGTAGGAAGGCTCTTTTTATCTAGTTAGATAATTTAAGTTGTAAGAAATGCTGTTAGTAGTTTAAACAATACCTTTGAACTTTTTGGTACTTCATTTGGTTGATATATAATTTTATCTTTTGTTTGTCATTTTTAATcattaaaattatatatatatatatatatatatatatatatatatatatatatatatatatatatatatatatatatatatatatatatatatatatatatatatatatatatatatatatatatatttaaaaatgATATTTTGGAGACAATAAAATATGAAGACTTAATTGACGATTTTGCTTCAAAAAGTGTTCGTAGGAAGGATCTTTTTATGTAGTTAGATAATTTAAGTTGTAAGAAATGTTGTTAGTAGTTTAAACAATACCTTTGAACTTTTTGGTACTTCATTTGGTTGATATATAATTTTATCTTGTTTGTCATTTTTAATcattaaaattatatatatatatatatatatatatatatatatatatatatatatatatatatatatatatataggcCCATTTTTAAAATTAGAACAGGGCCTCTGAATTGATTGGGCCGGTCCTGGTTTAGATTAACcgtttacactcaaagcacaacatgaaaattaatactaccataagcttgaaaagactctaacatccacaattgaaatacatgcGCACAAAGatcaaaatgatttttatttggttgtaacgtggccaaggtaagggtgagataaatcctaaggggtactaggctaaaattcaaagaggcaaaagagacttgaaagaaattgcgggagttgaatttacaaaatatttcattcacttcaacGACTCTATATTAACTGTTTTCGTTcatttttttctcctttctcttttttcttcttctttttttctttttcataaggagtatgtattgacatgtatacatccttctatttttttctttcatttttttctattttctttttctattctatttttctatttttcttttctttttctaccaacttctgaaatattacaaacataatcattcaaccccacacaactccaaacaagactctttcaatCCTTTGAATAGGACGATAACATTATTTTTCACTTCTCggcttgtaatgagttttaaacaaaaaaaaggATAATAGGCTAAAGGGGGTTTCAAACTAGGGATGATATTATTTCAGGGTTGactttttggctaactggctaaaaaaacaaaaaaacaaaactgcctttatcatatcagtgtgcacaagtaaacaacaacatcaacaagagtcaattcaagttctagagactaacagacatgagtgaatcacacaagaaagaaagagatggatttttgtatgttatccatataaggctcaaagctcacaaggttaattgatctaccacaaatgatgtacaattCAGAGTTTCGTCCTACCTATCCTACTAAAAATGCAcatcaaatttttcacatcacaccacaagactttagtcaagagaactaagaaaaatactcataattttaactcaaaaaccaaaggaaaaaacatgcagtttttttaagaaagcaaacaaaaatcaaaacagagaaaaattggaataaaaaaaataaagaaaaataaataaataaatggtTCTCTCCCCCACACctaaaacatacattgtcctcaatgaaagaccataaatataaaataagagtgggAGAAAGGAcagaacacacccgaggagtcaagaCGGGTAAGTGATTGCCTAAGCAGTCTTTCCTAAAGAGAGCTCTTCTACAACATCTccttccaaagtcgggttctcatggagtagctttgggtagtgtccattgaccttaAAATTTTGATTATTGCATTTGtcttgtattccaggatcaaagaagaatcttcgataagtaaaagtgttgaatgagaatgtgaaagtgatctcctttttcacaacatcaaTAATTAAAGGATTACGGGGCTGCCTCTCTACTTTTATTACATCTTTAAGTGAGATCATATGCATATATATGGATGGGCTAATATCCTGAGTGTCGGCCAAGGTCCATTCgattcccttcttatgtttcttCTTAAGTTGaaattttgatgaataatatgaatcctcaTGAAATGGTTTAGGCTCTACAAaatgtggttgttcaatggatgaTATATTTGGGGCAGTTGGGATGTCAAAAGAATCAactacataaacaacttcatttagactatcaccctgcaaggcaatgtcaatctcagcacaaatatcacaaaggttagtgttagtacaatcatcacatgagtaaatatcatcaaaactagataaagttggaaaatcagctgaaaacaaaTCAAAATAAGCTTTATCgacaacttcagaaagcaactctatttgaaaaacatAATGCTCTTCCTCGTtaatcttcttatttttcagtactctttgtgggaaagggattggtgatacatattttttttcaacctcaacaacaatagaaggttcaggtttattttcaggtgttacactaacaatttttttatttttttctggggctGGTTCTGCAACTTTTTtggatctcaaggaaattgcactcacattgAAGACTTTTTGATTCACTACTGTTTGAGCAGGTAGTTGGTTCGATCTTCGAGCTTGCTGTATGacattcattgaagtggcaagctgtccaatttgtgtttgtaAAGTATGAATACTGGAATCTGTTTGATGTTGAAACTGAAGATTATTTATAGCCATTTGCTTGACAAGATCCTCaagtgaaggttcagaaggtgaataggtggttacttgtggggggttatatggtggtggtggtggtggaatgggtaacatcaattgtttcactaaagagttaagttcatcaattctggtttctagagccttgttggaagaagaaacctgaatctcattcatagcttttgcttggaccataaaattatccatttttgtgaactgttgggagttaagtgacatgttctcaatcaaggatttggcagcaacatgatattcaatacacaaaacattataatcaacatcaggggcaacaagttctctcagggttctttggtcagccatgttaaactcaatagaaaagaaaaaaaatcaacaaacaatgagaaaacacaactaattcagcaatgcagcaacaaatagaaaaatatcgacaatgtccctattaagtaaaaacaattgaaatacgaaaaaaacgattaaaataaaatacaaaaaatacaaaaacacaaaaaataaTCTAATATCGTCAATTaaaaattttgagaattttttcagaattttctgaaactatcaaaacagaaaataaatcataaaaaatagaaaaataaggaatttcgggTTTTTAGGACGGCTTCCACTATTTAGCAATTAAATAGAGGCTTTTaatccttgattttttcctagttAATCGGCAAAGAATCGAAAAATTTTGAGACAATTTTCTTAATAAAAACAGTTTTTTTTATCCTAAAACCCCAAAAGACCAGAACgcaagaaagttagggcaaaaaaatgttaaaacacaatACCTAAAACTATAATAATGATTATactataataatggttaagatctacaagagtccccgtcaacggcgccaatttgatccgctgtcgcacacaggtcaaaaacgagtttaaaagtaTAGTAAAACGGagcgacactcgaatatcgtatcacaaggactcttgaatgttataactAAACGAGTGGAAAAAAGGGGGTTTTTtaggttcaaaacttaaatcgaagatgattaaaggtaaaagcaaaattgataaataagctaatctattgtatcgatttccgacttatcatcaattcttataatttcaattctCTAGTGGATTCAATCCCATTCAATTACAATACCCACTAacaagcgcaaattggtattatatgatgtatgttcctaatttccgaattaagcagacacgaattaagcaaacgcgacataatcaaacacgataacgaaaaagctacgctaacgtgattatagttaagaatcatacaaacaatcaaatttaatcaactctatcctataagaaacaatcaaattaagcaaacaaaagtaattgaattaagcaaacgagtttataggaagaattgaaaagaaatgaaaattaaattgaaattaataaaaacctcaaagtggaattcgaatacaacatATCAATTCTTTGGGAATCAGCTCTCCATaaaatcttctaagcaatattgtatcatcaaaGTTCAGAATTAGGATTAGTAtagtagtgaaagacctaataCAATAAAAGGCaaattcgggcccttataggatccggcccgaaaattacaaaaaatggctcaaactaactattttaattaagtctggaacttcaacaAATTATTCGATCCTTCTTCACTTAGAATCAtcttttgacttcaacatgaaacttgtagctctttctcttatCTTTCCAACTCATATTAGAACGCGTCAATCTGACTCCTATAGCCtaagttatgatctgcatagtgataaggtatcaaataactatttatgctgaaaataaagtaagaaaataaaataaaggaaaaaataaacttaaatattaaaacacactaaaatattaaaaaaaatataataaacTATAGATTTGCCTAAGTATAATAGTAGAGAAagtgcatcaaaatgcactgatcatGTCCCAACACACAGCCCATAGATTCGTCGAGTACTGTTAAGTACATCATGAGAGGTCTTCCCTGAGCAGGGGGCATTAAAATTGGTGGTTCTTgtaagtattctttgattttgtcaaaggctgtttggcagtcatcattccactctacttcttgatttttccttagaagcttgaatattggtttacaCGTGGCAATGAGATGATATATAAATATGGCGACGTAGCTTAGtcttcctaagaaaccacgaacctctttctcaGTCTTTCGCGCAGGCATGTTCTGAATAGCTCTGAccttgtcaggatccacctcaattCCTTTCTGGCTTACAAaaaagcctaaaagcttcccagatcAAACCCCAAACGTGCATTTGTTAGGGTTAAGTCTCAATCTAAACTCCTTATCCGAGCAAATAGCTTCTCTAGGTTAGTGATGTgctcctcttctgtttgggatttggaaatcatatcatcaacatacacttcgatctctttatgaatcatgtcatgaaagagagtcaccatggcacgCTGATATGTTTCCTCTGCATTTTTCAACCTAAACAcatcaccttgtaacagaaggtaCCCCTAAGGGTGATGAATGTAGTTTTATCCATGTCCTTtggatccattttaatttggttatacccggagaagccatccatgaaggaaaatacTGAGAACTGAGTTATGTTATCTACtaatacatcaatgtgaggtaatgggaaatcatctttgggactagtTCTATTTAAGTCTCGGTAGTCAATGCAgatgcggacttttccatccttctttgaTACTGGTacgatgttggcaacccattACGGGTATTTAGCAACTTCTAAGAAACCAACGTCAAATTGCTTTCTCACCTCCTCTCTAATCTTGAGAGCCATGTTTAGACGGGtccttcttagcttttgtttgacatcATGGCATTCTTCTTTGAGCGGAAGCTTATGTGTAACAATATCAGTGTCTAACCCAagcatatcttggtatgaccaagcaaacacatcagcATATTCGTGGAGAAGCTCTATCAGTCTTGCCTTCACTGTATCTTGAAGGGTGGAAACTATCCTTACTTCCTTGTTGCCTTCCTCCGTTCCGAGATTGATGACTTCGACGTCCTCTTGGTATGGTTGAATGACATTCTCTTCTTGTTTGAGTAATCTGGCCagttctttggggagttcacaatcttctcCGCCTTCGTCTTCGGCTTGATAAATTGGACAGTCAAAATCATGCAAgaccatagcagtgtcgttatcaatggtctcggtggtgtcTCTGCATGTTATGATTCATGCAGTTTATTCATAAAGTGTGTGCATAAGAATTAATGCCATTTTTATTATAgataaaaatgaaagaaaaggaacaaaaatttgaatgcaaattgccattttattaatgataatcaaAGTTCTAAAAATAAGGAGACCATACAACATGCCACGGTGCCTTGGGCATAGCATAAGGTTTTGATTAAAATAATAAACTTACTTTTGAAAGAATTGGGGGATTTCCACAGTCTTCCAGTTCTTTAGTTCTTCATCAGGCGCTGCTTAACGTACCCAGCTGGATACCGCCTCATAATAAGCTTCATCGTTGATCATCACAACTTGATCACCAAAGATATGGCTGACACTAGTTAATGTCTCCTCAACAAGGGGAACCTGCTTCTTGTCACGCTAACTACTTGCTTCAAGTGAGGCCAGTTCATATCCCAAACCAAACTTgtgaaggagaatggcgatccaaaacgcagcggaatttaaaaatttctcctttaatgatccttacgaatgggcatgatcagtgatagaatcgttacctcttgtggcgatcacgaacgttgaatgatgacaacgcctctactcagtccacacgaacggattccttcaatctcagtgctagctgttacgaatgaaggctttgagtgagagagagagagaaacaaaatgcaagagtgacaattcttctacccaagggttctatttatagaaccacttgtgtgggcttcaagctaaaaagcccacttaagtgtattttggcccatatcttataatatgcccaaaatcacttaagcgtgtggtaccttaccatatttcgtattccatttaa is a window of Lathyrus oleraceus cultivar Zhongwan6 chromosome 6, CAAS_Psat_ZW6_1.0, whole genome shotgun sequence DNA encoding:
- the LOC127093867 gene encoding uncharacterized protein LOC127093867 gives rise to the protein MLEFTEALLEVSENDLDPKIQNEAKSLATNELGDFEFLMAIIIWFEILSAINSVSKLLQEKDMLIDVAMQKIKGLISYFEGYRETGFYKVLINAKEIAVELNIAPIFPQRRIIKRKRQFDENLNIPSVELSEEESFRVNYFLYLVDQAVVSLNKRFEQYQEYESIFGFFFTSHKLQSLDDATLKSYCTNFEQALKHNEQFDIDGNEFFVELKLLRETLPEETIRPTDILLFFKGLDCFPNTVIAYRILLTIPVTVASAERSFSKLKLLKTYLRSTVSQERLNGLALTAIKNDILETIKYEDLVDDFSSKSVRRKALFI